GAAAAGCTAAAACTGTTGAAAGTCTTTCTAATAATTGGGCTGGTGGTCAATATGGACAAGACTTAGTTAGAATGATGGGAGAAATTGAGGCGACAAAGTAATTAGAGTATTAATTTAATTGTTATATTTAATGATTTTCATTAAATATCCAATTTAAAATTATAAATAAGGAAAATTTATTATGAAAAAAAGTAATGTTTTTAGTATTATATTTCCTACAATAATAATGTTATTGATGTTTTTAACTTTCGCTACAGATATATTCAATATAGCAGATATTCATGCTAAAGGGATTTTTGTAATAGGGATGGTTTTAATTTTTCCAATTGCCTTTTTAATTCAAGGAATAGTTTGTGTGTTGAGTAAAACCAACTGGATTTTATCACTTGTAGTATCTTTAATAACTTATATAATATTAATGTATATATTTTTAAATGATTCAGCATATGTCTATGTTTTACTTTATGCCGCCTTTTATATGATTGGATATATAACAACTAAGATTTGTCAAAGAATGCAAATTTTTAAAAGATAAATCAAGCAAAATGTACCAATAAGGAAGTGTCTGAATTGATTTTCTAAAATCAAAAGATAGATGCTTCCTTTTTTGTGTAAAAATAAAAGATTTCTTTGATAGGAAGTATTGTAAATAAAATTTAACTATTATCATTTTCTTTTAACAATTGTATACAATAAACCTGTAGTATAATTAAGATAGATAAAATAAAGGGAGGGATAATATGAATTTAATTGATAATCATATTCATACTAATTTTTCAAGTGATGGAAAGGATTCAATGGAAGATACAATAAAAAAAGCTATAAGTATAGGTGTTAGATATTTAACTTTTACAGACCATTTAGAACATGATGAAGGGAAGGGTTTTTGTATAGATTATAACGACTATGTCCCAGTGTTTAATAAACTAAAAGAAAAGTATAAAAAGGATATAGAATTATTATTAGGTGTTGAAGTAGGATATAGAAAACATTTAAAAAATGAAATAGAAGATGTAATAAATTCACATCCTTTTGATTTTATATTATGTTCAACTCACACAATTGATGATGTACCTGTTCCATCAAAAAAATACTTTGAAGGACTTAGTAAAGAAGATGCATATTATAAATATTTTAATAGCATACTTGAAACTAATCATGAATTTAAAGATTATAATATATATGGACACTTAGATTATATATCTAGGTATGGGATATATTCAGATAACAGAGTAATATATAATGATTTTAAAGATGTTATTGATGAAGTCTTAAAGTCAATAATTAATAATGGAAGTGGAATAGAGTTAAATACATCTGGCTATAGATATGGATTAAATGCTATACATCCAAATGAAGATATCTTAAAAAGATATAGAGAACTTGGTGGGTTTATAGTTACTGTAGGTTCTGACTCTCATAGAGTAGAAGATATATGTAAAGATTTTGATGTGGCTTATAATATGCTTAAGTATCTTGATTTTAAATATGTATCATTATTTAAAGAGAGAGAAACTTATTTTTTAAACATAGAAAAAGTTAAATCTAATAATATAGCATAAAGAGCTAATATAGTGTATATAGTCTTTTTAAATAATTTAAAAGTTGGTATAAAAATTAATAGCATAATATTGTATCCTCTAGGAAAATACTAGAGGTTTTTATTTTGTAAAAAATAATAATAAAGATAAGATTTACTTTAATAAAAGTGATTATTATAACTTAGAAAACTATTACTATTATATCTTTTTATTATGATATAATAGTTAAATACATTAACCTATCTTTAAATCATGCAAATTATTAGAAAGAAGGGATAAAGTTGTCTAATAAAAATAAAGAAAATATAACTTTAAGAAATCAAATCACAGAATCAACTCAACAAACTTTAACAAAAGAAGCTATACTACATATACCAATGAGCAACTACGCTTATGGTTATGATAGAGAAACATTACATATAAGAATTAGAACTAAAAAAAATGAAGTAAAAAAAGTGACCTTAAGGATAGGAGACCAATATGTATGGGATAAAGGAGGTGCAGGAGGAGGGAATCTAAATGCATCTGGACTTGGTTGGTCTGGTGGGAAAAATATAATGATGAATAAAGAAGTAGAAACAGAATTATTTGATTATTGGATAGCTGAGTGTAAGCCTTTAAATAAACGCTCAAGATATGGATTTATAATAGAAGGTCAAGAAGAAAAAATTTTATTTACAGAAAAAAAGATAATAAAATTAGGAAATGAAAATGATGAGAAAGAGTTATGTGAAATAAGTAATTTTTTTGGATATCCATATTTGAATTATATAGATATACCTAAAGTCCCAAATTGGGTAAAGGAAACTATTTGGTATCAGATATTTCCTGATAGATTTGCAAATGGAA
This sequence is a window from Clostridioides difficile. Protein-coding genes within it:
- a CDS encoding histidinol-phosphatase HisJ family protein; this translates as MNLIDNHIHTNFSSDGKDSMEDTIKKAISIGVRYLTFTDHLEHDEGKGFCIDYNDYVPVFNKLKEKYKKDIELLLGVEVGYRKHLKNEIEDVINSHPFDFILCSTHTIDDVPVPSKKYFEGLSKEDAYYKYFNSILETNHEFKDYNIYGHLDYISRYGIYSDNRVIYNDFKDVIDEVLKSIINNGSGIELNTSGYRYGLNAIHPNEDILKRYRELGGFIVTVGSDSHRVEDICKDFDVAYNMLKYLDFKYVSLFKERETYFLNIEKVKSNNIA